The Epilithonimonas zeae genome contains a region encoding:
- a CDS encoding cupin domain-containing protein, with protein sequence MNTPSLSFKYELEKKEPRTNDGGTTRGASVKDFPASIGIAGVSMRLQPGSMRELHWHANAAEWAYVISGTVRTTIIHPDGHSYTDNFEPGDVWYFPKGYGHSIQATGTEECHFILIFDNGNFSEDHTFSVTDFVSSVPPEIVAQNLGLTLEEVAALPQKEAYFAAGIVPDEMSFVAEARPNESDIELTSFHRYPLHSQQPRIVPGGGLQRLVTSKEFPISSTMSGSILELQPGALREMHWHPNADEWQYFISGQAEMSVFLAESTCVTEQFSAGDVGYVPMGAGHYIKNTGDTVCRILIGFNSGKYESIDLSEWLAGNPKDVVVTNFGLKEGEIEKFPAEKVFIQPEK encoded by the coding sequence ATGAATACTCCATCATTAAGTTTCAAATACGAATTAGAGAAAAAAGAACCACGCACGAATGACGGTGGAACTACAAGAGGTGCTTCTGTAAAAGATTTTCCTGCTTCTATCGGCATTGCAGGAGTTTCTATGAGACTGCAACCTGGAAGTATGAGAGAATTACACTGGCACGCCAATGCTGCTGAATGGGCTTACGTGATTTCGGGAACAGTTCGTACCACGATTATTCATCCGGATGGACACAGTTACACAGACAATTTTGAACCGGGTGACGTTTGGTATTTTCCAAAAGGTTATGGCCACTCTATTCAGGCGACAGGAACGGAAGAATGTCATTTCATTTTGATTTTCGATAATGGTAATTTTTCTGAAGACCACACGTTCAGCGTGACGGATTTTGTTTCGTCTGTGCCACCTGAAATTGTCGCTCAGAATTTAGGATTAACTTTAGAAGAAGTGGCGGCTTTGCCTCAGAAAGAAGCGTACTTCGCAGCAGGAATTGTTCCGGATGAAATGTCTTTCGTTGCTGAAGCTCGTCCGAATGAATCTGATATTGAATTAACGAGTTTTCACCGTTATCCTTTGCATTCTCAACAACCGAGAATTGTTCCGGGCGGAGGTTTGCAAAGATTGGTTACAAGTAAAGAATTTCCCATCAGCAGTACAATGTCCGGTTCTATTTTAGAATTGCAACCGGGAGCTTTGAGAGAAATGCACTGGCATCCAAATGCGGACGAATGGCAATATTTTATTTCAGGACAGGCGGAAATGTCGGTTTTTTTAGCGGAATCTACTTGTGTTACGGAGCAGTTCAGTGCAGGCGATGTAGGTTACGTTCCAATGGGAGCCGGACATTACATCAAAAATACAGGCGATACGGTTTGTAGAATTCTGATTGGTTTCAACAGTGGAAAATATGAATCGATTGACTTAAGCGAATGGCTTGCCGGAAATCCGAAAGATGTCGTTGTAACGAATTTCGGTTTGAAGGAAGGCGAAATTGAGAAATTCCCAGCTGAGAAAGTTTTCATTCAGCCTGAGAAATAA
- a CDS encoding DsbA family protein gives MSLKPNVSQADHAQGNLEADLVIVEYGDYQCPYCGAAYPVLKELMKEFGSQIKFVFRNFPLSEMHQYARPAAIAAEAAHLQGKFWEMHDAIYENQRDLNENLLMKLAEKLKLNIPQFEKDLESTELAEKVDSDFESGIMSGVNGTPSFFVNGKKFDGGAEDLLELVRENVN, from the coding sequence ATGTCATTAAAACCAAACGTCAGCCAAGCTGACCACGCACAAGGCAACTTAGAAGCCGACCTTGTTATTGTAGAATACGGCGATTATCAATGTCCATATTGTGGCGCTGCTTATCCGGTTCTGAAAGAATTGATGAAAGAATTTGGAAGTCAAATCAAATTTGTTTTCAGAAACTTTCCACTTTCGGAAATGCATCAGTATGCAAGACCGGCAGCCATCGCAGCAGAAGCAGCCCATCTTCAGGGGAAATTCTGGGAAATGCACGATGCGATTTATGAAAATCAAAGAGATTTGAATGAAAACTTACTGATGAAGCTGGCGGAAAAATTAAAACTGAACATTCCTCAATTTGAAAAGGATTTGGAAAGTACTGAATTGGCAGAAAAAGTGGATTCAGATTTTGAAAGCGGGATTATGAGCGGCGTGAACGGAACACCTTCTTTTTTTGTGAATGGGAAGAAATTCGATGGTGGCGCAGAAGACCTTTTGGAATTGGTAAGGGAAAACGTGAACTAA
- a CDS encoding YoaK family protein, with product MKKLIISSTSIINLSESIRTQERLAIFLALIAGYIDATGLIQWKTYVSFMSGNTTSLGAAISTGKSGIITTSITVISCFLLGIYTGTCLSLWKRIKNQILTFYIVSGILIFYSIIAYFYNINNLSSIAIVGFSMGMMNTIVTSVGNQKVNTDFVTGTLNSLARNTAMLTMTKDIAEKKEYQSNAVHLLLLWIGFLSGAFIAPFLLDYFGKWTLMIPALLLMIYGLLISKINTKN from the coding sequence ATGAAAAAGCTAATCATTTCTTCTACAAGCATTATTAATTTATCTGAGTCCATCAGAACACAAGAGAGATTGGCGATATTTTTAGCTTTGATTGCCGGATATATTGATGCAACAGGATTGATTCAATGGAAAACGTACGTTTCTTTTATGAGTGGAAATACCACTTCATTGGGAGCGGCCATTTCAACGGGTAAATCTGGAATCATTACCACATCAATTACAGTCATAAGTTGTTTTCTATTAGGAATTTACACCGGAACCTGCCTTTCATTATGGAAGAGAATTAAGAACCAAATATTAACATTTTATATAGTTTCCGGAATTCTCATTTTCTATTCAATTATTGCTTATTTTTATAATATCAATAATTTGTCATCCATTGCAATTGTCGGATTTTCGATGGGAATGATGAACACGATTGTGACTTCAGTAGGAAACCAAAAGGTGAATACGGATTTCGTGACAGGAACTCTGAACAGTCTGGCAAGGAACACCGCAATGCTGACGATGACGAAAGATATAGCAGAAAAAAAGGAATATCAATCCAACGCCGTTCATCTTTTGCTTTTGTGGATAGGCTTTTTATCCGGTGCGTTTATCGCTCCTTTCCTACTCGACTATTTTGGAAAATGGACTTTGATGATTCCTGCATTATTACTGATGATTTACGGATTATTGATTTCAAAAATTAACACTAAAAACTAA
- a CDS encoding NAD(P)H-quinone oxidoreductase yields MKAIVITKPGAPDVLELQEYPTPEISGDEVLIEVKAAGINRPDVFQREGNYPAPEGVVADISGLEVAGTIVKCGPDVVDFTVGERVCALLAGGGYAEYVAVREGQCLPIPGDLSFAEAASLPETVFTVWSNVFQRGKLKSGETFLLHGGNSGIGITGIQIAHALGSKVIVTVGSNEKGQNCLELGADSYINYKTQNFETELQDEGVDVILDMIGGDYLAKNINILKPEGRLVYINAVSGSRVDLDIWKVMTKRLTITGSTLRSREYAFKKQLAKEIQKNVWPLIESKKFKPFIFKTFPFSEAAEAHRLLEEGSHTGKIILVR; encoded by the coding sequence ATGAAAGCAATCGTTATTACAAAACCTGGAGCTCCTGATGTATTGGAATTACAGGAATACCCTACTCCCGAAATATCCGGAGACGAAGTCTTAATCGAAGTGAAAGCCGCGGGAATCAACCGTCCGGATGTATTCCAGCGTGAAGGTAATTATCCTGCTCCTGAAGGTGTTGTTGCAGACATTTCAGGATTGGAAGTTGCCGGAACCATTGTAAAATGCGGACCTGATGTCGTAGATTTCACCGTTGGAGAAAGAGTTTGTGCACTTCTTGCAGGCGGCGGTTACGCAGAATATGTTGCTGTGAGAGAAGGTCAATGTTTACCCATTCCGGGAGATTTAAGTTTTGCTGAGGCGGCGAGCTTACCGGAAACGGTTTTTACAGTTTGGTCTAATGTTTTTCAGAGAGGCAAATTAAAATCGGGAGAAACCTTTTTACTTCACGGTGGAAACAGTGGAATTGGAATCACGGGAATTCAGATTGCTCACGCTTTGGGTTCAAAAGTAATTGTCACTGTTGGTTCTAATGAAAAAGGACAAAATTGTCTTGAACTCGGCGCAGATTCTTACATTAATTATAAAACACAGAATTTTGAAACTGAACTTCAAGATGAAGGTGTCGACGTCATTCTGGATATGATTGGCGGTGATTATTTGGCCAAAAACATCAATATTTTAAAGCCTGAAGGCAGATTGGTTTACATCAATGCGGTAAGTGGAAGTCGTGTCGATTTAGATATTTGGAAAGTAATGACAAAGCGTTTGACCATTACAGGAAGTACTTTGAGAAGCAGGGAATATGCGTTTAAAAAACAATTGGCTAAGGAAATCCAAAAGAATGTCTGGCCTTTAATTGAATCTAAAAAATTCAAACCTTTTATTTTCAAAACATTTCCTTTCTCGGAAGCTGCGGAAGCACACCGATTGCTTGAAGAAGGTTCTCATACAGGAAAGATTATTCTTGTGAGATAA
- a CDS encoding redoxin domain-containing protein, translated as MLQKNDVAPDFTLYATPDQKITLSEFKGKNVILAFYPADWSPVCSDQMALYNETLKFFKKYDAEIFGISVDSKWCHLAFSESRNLHFPLLADFEAKGEIAKKYGVYDEEEGECKRALFVINKDGIIEWSYLSPTAINPGADGILDALETLNTK; from the coding sequence ATGTTACAGAAAAACGATGTTGCCCCAGATTTCACTTTGTATGCAACGCCAGACCAGAAAATTACACTCTCAGAATTCAAAGGAAAGAATGTTATCCTCGCCTTTTATCCCGCAGACTGGAGTCCGGTTTGCAGCGACCAGATGGCTTTGTACAATGAAACTTTGAAGTTTTTTAAGAAATACGATGCAGAGATTTTTGGAATTTCTGTCGACAGCAAATGGTGTCATCTGGCATTTTCAGAATCCAGAAATTTACATTTTCCTTTACTCGCAGATTTCGAAGCTAAAGGAGAAATTGCTAAAAAATACGGCGTTTATGACGAGGAAGAAGGCGAATGTAAAAGAGCACTTTTCGTTATCAACAAAGATGGCATCATTGAGTGGAGTTATCTGTCACCAACGGCCATCAATCCAGGCGCAGACGGAATTTTAGACGCTTTAGAAACCCTTAACACAAAATAA
- a CDS encoding M17 family peptidase N-terminal domain-containing protein — MKLLNIKKAVQIGLFAAIISATPQIYFAQTAVQTTPANTSKIWGKVDEIAIEGMVQGPSTEITPLQIACVFEYTEGDIFNSPPALPEAVNGMVHLDKSLNGIITELRKSGKFAGHSLETLLITPPSGTIGAKKLLLIGLGDRNKFTPELMQQIASVGMEEALRLGVTKYAFATDLKDAGIDSPTAEVAGYGITGAINAYRTQVYLKSKKMSAFKPIEKITLLAGPAFFTTAGEGITKAISAFNK; from the coding sequence ATGAAACTTTTAAACATCAAAAAAGCAGTACAAATTGGCTTATTTGCAGCAATAATTTCTGCAACACCACAAATATATTTCGCACAAACTGCAGTACAGACAACACCCGCAAACACCTCTAAAATCTGGGGAAAAGTGGACGAAATCGCCATCGAAGGAATGGTACAAGGGCCATCAACAGAGATCACACCTTTACAGATTGCCTGCGTTTTTGAATATACAGAAGGTGATATTTTTAATTCGCCACCGGCATTGCCAGAAGCCGTCAACGGAATGGTTCATCTTGATAAAAGCCTGAATGGCATCATCACAGAACTCAGAAAATCCGGAAAATTTGCTGGACATTCCCTGGAAACATTACTGATTACGCCTCCTTCAGGAACCATAGGTGCAAAGAAATTATTGCTTATCGGTTTAGGCGATCGGAATAAATTCACACCCGAACTGATGCAGCAAATTGCCAGTGTCGGAATGGAAGAAGCCCTAAGACTGGGCGTTACAAAATATGCATTTGCCACCGACCTGAAAGATGCTGGAATAGATTCTCCAACTGCTGAAGTTGCCGGATACGGCATAACTGGAGCTATTAACGCTTACAGAACTCAGGTTTATTTGAAAAGTAAAAAGATGTCTGCATTTAAGCCGATTGAGAAAATAACATTACTTGCGGGACCAGCATTTTTTACAACTGCAGGAGAAGGAATTACGAAAGCAATTTCAGCTTTTAATAAATAA
- a CDS encoding antibiotic biosynthesis monooxygenase produces the protein MENQGVSVVISHHILDGKQEEYENWLTEIVPLTKHSKGFIDWQIIRPIPDLTFVYTVIIRFDTIENLKKWMESDTRKKHIEKANSLFRKNDKYKIKSGLDFLFETENQTKVPVRWKQFLVTWSAIYPLSLLVPLVVLPFLRLLKIPANHYSDGLLISGCIVFLMVFAVMPNYTKLIRRWLFK, from the coding sequence ATGGAAAATCAAGGGGTATCTGTTGTTATTTCACATCATATTCTAGATGGAAAACAAGAGGAATATGAAAATTGGTTAACTGAAATCGTTCCTTTAACCAAGCATTCAAAAGGTTTTATCGATTGGCAAATTATAAGACCTATTCCCGATTTAACGTTTGTTTACACCGTGATTATCAGATTTGATACCATTGAAAATCTAAAAAAATGGATGGAATCTGACACCAGAAAAAAACACATCGAAAAAGCTAATTCATTGTTCCGAAAAAATGATAAGTATAAAATAAAATCAGGTCTTGATTTCCTTTTTGAAACTGAAAATCAAACCAAAGTTCCCGTCCGATGGAAACAATTTTTAGTAACCTGGTCAGCCATTTATCCTCTGTCATTATTGGTTCCGTTGGTAGTTTTACCCTTTTTAAGACTCTTAAAAATCCCTGCGAATCATTATTCAGACGGACTTTTGATTTCAGGCTGTATTGTTTTTCTGATGGTTTTTGCTGTAATGCCGAATTATACAAAACTGATTAGAAGATGGCTTTTTAAATAA
- a CDS encoding lipocalin-like domain-containing protein has product METLFEKLVGTWTLVELNEVPVNGGEITHPMGENPKGLIIYNPDGYMSAQIMDTHRENFHQEHWTNATPEEYTQEGSTYLAYSGPFKTDDEKQLVSHTMYVSLFPNWTGQMQNRIVIFKDGFLHLESEKPFISNSLLVTHQLTWKRV; this is encoded by the coding sequence ATGGAAACACTTTTTGAAAAACTTGTAGGAACTTGGACTTTGGTAGAACTTAATGAAGTTCCTGTCAACGGCGGAGAAATTACCCATCCGATGGGCGAAAATCCGAAAGGACTGATTATTTACAATCCAGATGGTTATATGTCGGCACAAATTATGGATACGCACCGTGAAAACTTTCATCAGGAACATTGGACCAATGCCACGCCGGAAGAATATACACAGGAAGGCTCGACCTATCTTGCGTATTCGGGACCGTTCAAAACGGACGATGAAAAACAGTTGGTGAGCCACACGATGTACGTCTCACTTTTTCCCAACTGGACGGGGCAAATGCAGAATAGAATCGTTATCTTTAAAGATGGTTTTCTGCATCTTGAAAGTGAGAAACCATTCATAAGCAATTCACTATTGGTGACTCATCAACTTACCTGGAAAAGAGTTTGA
- a CDS encoding hybrid sensor histidine kinase/response regulator: MKKISSVMGNRRFSYFIILTFIAGSLLLIAVQINSAKNTKELIQNNNRLLNELRSSNHLREIDRDILGVESRIRASIATNDTTHLEGIDQKINQIENFLDSLSKDNSDDVEEKLIHRLSVLAMEKKTTKDKLLLRYHTLGNMDDNTSIANPRARKISNEITSITAKIYESRKLHMVDLSKETEAMGQKARLYDISLLILLILSGSIVGYHILRQFKRQRLLIQELDVAEKKASVAAQTKENFLANMSHEIRTPLSGILGFTNLLQKRPLDETSKEFVSSIQRSGENLMAIINDILDLSKIEAGMMRITKGIFSINGLVNSVETFFVERAKEKRLTISSKIDTSIPDTLNGDATRLTQILVNLIGNAIKFTHQGNINIEIYNKQQSENEVVVGFKVSDTGIGIDKEKLLEVFERFNQGEDSTTRNYGGTGLGLSIVKSLIQLQNGDIEVISEQGKGTTFHFYIPYAIAKEQLNVVPKVDTDYFKDKTNTPLKVLIVDDNAINQSLMKHLLSQWNIDFETANNGLEAVEFLRNNDCDLVLMDIQMPQMDGYVATQTIREELKLNTPIIAMTAHALAGERERCMSRGMNEYISKPITEEELFKLISNFGLKENEKTETKAEEIVSNYEFIDLTYLKSISNGDKDFERTVTQQFLDKVPTHLQELKLAYENKDFKLLKLRAHDLKSSVAIMGLLPLLEEKLDILELTTEENPASQLALEEVKDVLLKSFFEAKLFMKSIGN, encoded by the coding sequence CCTATTGATAGCGGTTCAAATCAATTCGGCTAAAAATACCAAAGAACTCATTCAAAATAACAACCGACTTCTCAACGAATTGCGTTCCAGCAACCATTTACGTGAAATCGACCGTGATATTTTGGGCGTTGAAAGCAGAATCCGAGCTTCCATTGCGACCAACGACACGACGCATCTCGAAGGAATCGACCAAAAAATAAATCAGATAGAAAACTTTCTCGATTCCCTTTCCAAAGACAATTCAGACGACGTTGAAGAAAAGCTGATTCACAGATTGAGCGTTCTCGCAATGGAAAAGAAAACGACGAAGGATAAATTGCTGCTCCGTTATCACACCCTTGGAAATATGGATGACAACACTTCCATTGCTAATCCAAGAGCTCGAAAAATCTCGAACGAAATCACTTCCATCACTGCAAAAATCTACGAAAGCAGAAAACTTCATATGGTTGACCTCAGCAAAGAAACGGAAGCAATGGGACAAAAAGCGAGATTGTATGACATTTCTCTATTGATTCTTTTGATTTTGAGCGGTTCCATTGTTGGTTATCATATTCTTCGCCAATTTAAACGTCAGCGATTATTGATTCAGGAATTGGATGTTGCAGAGAAAAAAGCATCGGTCGCCGCACAAACAAAAGAAAATTTCCTCGCTAATATGAGCCACGAAATCAGAACGCCTTTGAGCGGGATTTTGGGCTTTACCAACCTTTTGCAGAAAAGACCTTTGGATGAAACTTCGAAAGAATTTGTCTCATCCATTCAACGTTCGGGAGAAAATCTGATGGCGATTATCAATGATATTTTAGACTTATCAAAAATCGAAGCCGGAATGATGCGCATTACCAAAGGCATATTCAGCATCAATGGATTGGTAAATTCGGTTGAAACATTTTTCGTAGAAAGAGCCAAAGAAAAAAGATTGACGATTTCCAGCAAAATTGACACTTCGATTCCTGACACTTTGAATGGCGACGCCACGAGACTCACGCAAATTCTTGTCAACCTCATCGGAAATGCCATTAAATTTACGCATCAGGGAAACATTAATATCGAAATTTACAATAAACAACAGAGCGAAAATGAAGTCGTTGTCGGCTTTAAAGTTTCTGACACCGGAATCGGAATTGATAAAGAAAAACTTCTTGAAGTCTTTGAAAGATTTAATCAGGGTGAAGATTCTACGACCCGAAATTACGGCGGAACCGGTCTTGGTTTATCAATTGTGAAAAGTCTGATTCAGTTGCAGAATGGCGATATCGAAGTCATCAGCGAACAGGGAAAAGGCACGACTTTCCATTTTTATATTCCTTATGCGATTGCGAAAGAACAGCTTAATGTAGTTCCGAAAGTTGACACCGATTATTTTAAAGATAAAACAAACACGCCTTTGAAGGTTCTAATCGTTGATGATAACGCTATCAATCAAAGTCTGATGAAACATCTCCTTTCACAATGGAACATTGATTTTGAAACTGCAAACAACGGTCTGGAAGCGGTAGAATTTCTCAGAAATAACGACTGTGATTTGGTTCTGATGGACATCCAAATGCCACAAATGGACGGTTATGTTGCCACGCAAACCATCCGTGAAGAACTGAAACTGAACACGCCCATCATCGCAATGACCGCACACGCTTTGGCAGGCGAACGCGAAAGATGTATGAGCCGTGGAATGAACGAATACATTTCTAAACCTATTACAGAGGAAGAGTTATTCAAATTAATTTCCAATTTCGGATTAAAAGAAAACGAAAAAACGGAAACTAAAGCTGAAGAAATCGTTTCTAATTACGAGTTCATCGACCTTACTTATTTGAAGTCTATCAGCAATGGCGACAAAGATTTTGAAAGAACCGTGACACAACAGTTTTTAGATAAAGTCCCAACTCATTTGCAGGAACTGAAACTGGCTTATGAAAATAAAGATTTTAAATTGCTGAAATTGAGAGCGCACGATTTAAAATCAAGTGTGGCAATAATGGGTTTGCTTCCTTTGTTAGAGGAAAAATTAGATATTTTAGAATTAACAACCGAAGAAAATCCAGCATCGCAACTGGCTTTGGAAGAGGTAAAAGATGTTTTACTGAAATCTTTTTTTGAAGCTAAATTATTTATGAAATCCATCGGTAACTAA